A genomic segment from Pradoshia eiseniae encodes:
- a CDS encoding PQQ-dependent sugar dehydrogenase produces the protein MRRTLVSLLIILIVSAGCSNEPTSTPDIATHSDQSVQPYELETVAEGLNVPWEVAFTDDGDIFFTERPGNLRLIRDGELVKEPLLSLPAPFISEGEGGLLGLAADPDYKSNHHLYVYHSYEADGGIQNRVLKLTVDGEKAKIDKVILDGIVGDTNHNGGRLKIGPDGLLYITAGDRYEPDLAQEKTSMGGKIFRIHLDGTIPADNPFEDSPVYSYGHRNPQGLAWHPETGQMYSSEHGQTAHDEINLIQKGKNYGWPVIEGDVTKDAMVSPILHSGEDTWAPSGMTFVTEGEWKNQLLVANLRGSQILKLELSEDGNDVIKTDALYKGEYGRIRTVAEGPDGSIYFLTNNHDGRGAPNEGDDKIIRLIPK, from the coding sequence ATGAGAAGGACATTAGTGAGTTTGCTGATTATATTGATCGTTTCTGCCGGATGCTCGAATGAGCCGACAAGTACGCCTGATATTGCAACTCATTCTGATCAATCAGTCCAGCCATATGAATTAGAAACGGTCGCAGAAGGCTTGAATGTGCCGTGGGAGGTGGCTTTCACGGATGATGGGGATATATTCTTTACGGAGAGGCCAGGCAATCTGCGTCTGATCCGGGACGGGGAGCTTGTGAAAGAACCGCTGCTATCCTTGCCTGCCCCGTTCATCAGTGAAGGAGAGGGCGGGCTGCTCGGCTTGGCAGCTGACCCGGATTACAAATCAAATCATCATTTATATGTATACCATAGCTATGAAGCGGATGGGGGAATCCAGAATCGAGTGCTGAAGCTGACCGTGGATGGGGAAAAGGCAAAGATTGATAAGGTTATCCTTGATGGAATCGTCGGAGATACGAACCATAACGGCGGAAGGCTGAAAATAGGGCCGGATGGTCTGCTCTATATCACAGCTGGGGACCGATATGAGCCTGATTTAGCGCAAGAGAAGACAAGCATGGGCGGGAAGATCTTCCGTATTCATCTCGATGGCACCATTCCCGCTGATAATCCATTTGAGGATTCACCTGTATATAGCTATGGCCATAGAAATCCGCAAGGTCTGGCATGGCATCCGGAGACTGGTCAAATGTATAGCTCAGAGCATGGACAGACGGCCCATGATGAGATTAATCTTATCCAAAAAGGCAAGAACTATGGCTGGCCAGTTATAGAAGGGGACGTAACGAAAGATGCCATGGTATCACCCATTCTGCACAGCGGCGAAGATACGTGGGCTCCTTCAGGGATGACCTTTGTGACGGAGGGAGAATGGAAGAATCAGCTTCTTGTGGCGAATCTGCGCGGAAGCCAGATTTTGAAATTGGAATTAAGTGAAGATGGAAACGATGTTATAAAGACAGATGCTTTATATAAGGGTGAATATGGACGTATCCGTACTGTAGCTGAAGGGCCTGACGGGTCCATTTATTTCCTGACGAATAATCATGATGGACGCGGAGCCCCAAACGAAGGGGATGATAAAATTATCCGTCTTATTCCAAAATAA
- a CDS encoding helix-hairpin-helix domain-containing protein: MKLPLTDSEKQKLRAAHIKLTQVTQMTPFELSQVIDCEQARAEVLIGLAQFQSIPSIGPRAAQMMVHHLGFTCLDEVKNQEPAHLLDLFESRVGHRVDPCVEDQIRCIVHHANEPNSRLEWPDFTKERKTYRDSCGYPDNRPKS, encoded by the coding sequence ATGAAATTGCCTTTAACGGATAGTGAGAAACAGAAGCTTCGCGCCGCTCATATCAAGTTAACGCAAGTAACACAAATGACTCCGTTTGAATTAAGCCAAGTGATAGATTGTGAGCAAGCCAGAGCAGAAGTATTAATCGGACTTGCCCAGTTTCAAAGTATCCCGTCGATTGGTCCGCGCGCAGCCCAGATGATGGTTCATCATTTAGGTTTTACTTGCTTGGATGAAGTGAAAAATCAGGAACCTGCCCATTTGCTCGATTTATTTGAAAGCCGGGTAGGTCATCGGGTGGACCCATGTGTAGAAGATCAAATTCGCTGCATTGTACACCATGCGAATGAACCGAATAGTCGCCTTGAATGGCCAGATTTTACAAAGGAAAGGAAAACCTATAGGGATTCATGCGGGTACCCGGATAATCGGCCGAAATCCTAA
- the pabB gene encoding aminodeoxychorismate synthase component I yields MLIFDFAGTDNMVRRQVFNNPADVLATNVLEEVPVILEKVQEAVNKGYYAAGYVSYEAAPAFDQALVSVPSEMPLVWFGLYEQAEETAPIEDREYQVSEWVPSIGQERYAEAITAIKGRIENGDTYQVNYTLRLEASFSGDSLAFYQDLAKAQSASYSAYLQMDDYTVISASPELFFRINKNQIMTRPMKGTVKRGMTWEDDREKAEWLAASEKNQAENVMIVDLLRNDLSKIARKGTVKVPSLFEIEKYPTVYQMTSTVTAELEESTGLLQVFQALFPCGSITGAPKVKTMEIISELEGSPREVYCGAIGYISPYGEAVFNVPIRTVLLNHLTGKAKYGVGGGITWDSEAGDEYEETVAKAAILKKKPIQFELLETIRLEDGHLYLLDNHMNRLQKTADYFGFPIDEEAVRQSLAETVKSYKEGLYKVRLLLSKDGQLTFDIARIELMEGKLIVDIAKEAVSSDNPFLYHKTTHRSVYEKHRCMNPSVEDVLLWNERGELTEFTNGNIVAEINGRLYTPPISCGLLGGTFREQLLADHLIEEKVLYLKDLERCSRVWIINSVRKWAEVDFVH; encoded by the coding sequence ATGCTGATATTTGATTTTGCCGGGACCGACAATATGGTGAGGAGGCAGGTATTTAATAACCCTGCAGATGTCCTTGCGACCAATGTGTTGGAAGAGGTTCCAGTTATTTTGGAGAAGGTACAGGAAGCGGTTAATAAAGGCTATTATGCGGCAGGATATGTATCCTATGAAGCAGCTCCTGCCTTTGACCAGGCGCTTGTATCAGTTCCGTCTGAAATGCCGCTTGTCTGGTTTGGTTTATATGAGCAGGCGGAAGAGACCGCGCCAATTGAGGATCGCGAGTATCAGGTGTCTGAATGGGTGCCATCGATAGGACAAGAGAGATATGCTGAGGCCATAACCGCCATTAAGGGACGCATCGAGAACGGAGATACCTATCAGGTGAACTATACATTACGGCTTGAAGCCAGCTTCAGCGGTGATTCGCTCGCATTTTATCAGGATTTGGCCAAGGCCCAGTCAGCTAGTTATTCTGCCTATCTGCAAATGGATGACTATACAGTCATTTCTGCCTCGCCTGAATTATTCTTTCGGATTAATAAAAATCAGATTATGACACGCCCAATGAAGGGCACCGTCAAGCGCGGAATGACATGGGAGGATGACAGGGAAAAGGCAGAATGGCTCGCCGCATCTGAAAAGAATCAGGCGGAGAACGTCATGATTGTTGACCTTTTGCGGAATGATTTAAGTAAGATTGCCAGGAAGGGTACTGTAAAAGTCCCGTCTTTATTTGAGATTGAGAAATACCCGACCGTTTATCAAATGACATCAACTGTTACGGCTGAGCTTGAGGAGTCGACAGGACTTCTTCAAGTATTCCAAGCTCTTTTTCCGTGCGGATCAATCACTGGAGCACCAAAGGTGAAGACAATGGAAATTATCTCCGAGCTTGAGGGAAGTCCGCGTGAGGTGTATTGCGGGGCCATTGGTTATATTTCTCCATATGGCGAGGCTGTCTTCAATGTCCCGATTCGTACGGTCCTCCTCAATCATTTGACCGGCAAGGCAAAATATGGCGTAGGCGGCGGTATTACATGGGATTCTGAAGCAGGAGATGAATACGAGGAAACGGTGGCCAAGGCGGCGATTCTCAAGAAGAAGCCTATACAATTTGAATTGCTTGAAACAATCAGACTTGAGGATGGTCATCTATACTTGCTTGATAATCATATGAACCGGCTGCAAAAGACAGCTGATTATTTTGGTTTTCCAATTGATGAGGAGGCCGTCCGTCAATCTTTGGCTGAGACAGTGAAATCCTATAAAGAGGGACTTTATAAGGTTCGTCTGCTATTGAGCAAGGATGGACAGCTGACATTTGATATTGCTCGCATTGAACTAATGGAAGGCAAATTGATAGTGGATATAGCCAAGGAAGCTGTATCAAGCGACAATCCTTTTTTGTATCATAAAACCACGCACCGGTCCGTATATGAAAAGCATAGATGCATGAACCCATCGGTCGAAGATGTATTGCTATGGAATGAAAGAGGGGAATTGACCGAGTTCACGAACGGAAATATCGTTGCTGAAATCAATGGGCGTTTGTATACACCGCCAATTAGTTGCGGATTGCTTGGAGGCACTTTCAGAGAACAGCTTTTAGCTGATCACTTGATTGAGGAGAAAGTTCTATATCTTAAAGATTTAGAACGCTGTTCAAGAGTATGGATAATCAATAGCGTGCGTAAATGGGCAGAGGTTGATTTTGTTCATTAA
- a CDS encoding anthranilate synthase component II: protein MIIVIDNYDSFTYNIVEYLRQLGKEVAVLKNDQCTICDIKSLNPSGILLSPGPGNPDQAGICLQALEAFCGKVPILGVCLGHQLIGQFFGGDVVKANSPMHGKVSEISHDGKSIFRGLPSRFFVARYHSLIVSPADLPDCLEVSALSLDGEIMGIRHKTYQVEGVQFHPEAILTEYGLDMINNFFEEKHIC, encoded by the coding sequence ATGATTATTGTGATAGATAATTACGATTCTTTTACGTACAACATAGTGGAGTATTTAAGGCAGCTCGGCAAAGAAGTGGCTGTTTTGAAAAATGACCAATGCACAATCTGTGATATAAAGAGCCTTAATCCTAGTGGAATCCTGCTCTCTCCAGGACCGGGCAATCCAGATCAGGCAGGCATCTGCCTTCAAGCTCTTGAGGCATTTTGCGGGAAAGTGCCTATTCTTGGTGTGTGTTTAGGGCATCAGTTAATTGGACAATTTTTTGGCGGAGATGTGGTGAAGGCGAATAGCCCGATGCACGGGAAGGTATCTGAAATCAGCCATGATGGGAAATCTATCTTTCGCGGGCTGCCGAGCCGTTTTTTTGTGGCGAGGTACCATTCTCTTATAGTGAGCCCTGCAGATCTTCCCGATTGCCTTGAAGTATCGGCCTTAAGTCTTGATGGGGAGATAATGGGGATTCGCCATAAGACTTATCAAGTCGAGGGGGTGCAATTCCATCCCGAGGCGATTTTGACAGAGTATGGCTTGGATATGATTAATAATTTCTTTGAGGAGAAGCATATATGCTGA
- a CDS encoding S66 family peptidase has product MLQKPKKLQAGDLIATASLSSGMAGEDAFLARYLCGKSRVEGLFDLKVTELPHTLKGEDYVHNHPEERARDLADAFMDESIKGIFSCIGGEDSLRMIPYIDYESIRNHPKIFLGYSDSTITHLICYKAGIMSYYGPSILAEFAENGGLFKYTEKWVKKVLFSDEPIGEVEPPAEWTSEFIPWEAGNEERPRKMLPNGGYEVLQGTGIKRGRLLGGCMEVLEMAKGTEIWPAKAEWEGKLIFFETSEEKTSPEMLRRWLRNYGVQGIFEKAAGLLFAKPYDEQYYEEYKEVILEVVCDELGLCDLPIFYNMSFGHTAPMSIMPYGAMAEIDCEQKKFRIVESGVC; this is encoded by the coding sequence ATGCTGCAAAAACCGAAGAAACTACAGGCGGGAGACCTTATTGCTACAGCGAGCCTTTCGTCGGGAATGGCTGGTGAGGATGCGTTTCTTGCCCGCTATCTATGCGGGAAGAGCCGAGTGGAGGGTTTGTTTGACCTAAAAGTAACGGAGCTGCCACACACCTTGAAGGGGGAAGACTATGTGCATAATCATCCTGAGGAACGGGCGAGGGATTTAGCCGATGCCTTCATGGATGAATCGATAAAGGGAATCTTCTCTTGTATCGGCGGTGAGGACAGCCTTCGGATGATTCCGTATATAGATTATGAATCCATTCGAAATCATCCTAAGATCTTCCTCGGCTATTCGGATTCCACTATAACGCATTTGATTTGCTATAAAGCGGGAATTATGAGCTATTATGGTCCGTCTATTTTAGCGGAATTTGCAGAGAATGGGGGACTCTTTAAGTATACCGAGAAATGGGTGAAGAAGGTGCTCTTTTCGGACGAACCGATTGGTGAGGTGGAACCGCCGGCAGAGTGGACAAGCGAATTCATTCCATGGGAAGCAGGGAATGAGGAGCGGCCGAGGAAAATGCTCCCTAATGGGGGATATGAAGTTCTGCAAGGAACTGGCATTAAGCGAGGCCGTCTGCTAGGAGGCTGTATGGAAGTGCTGGAAATGGCGAAGGGAACCGAAATATGGCCTGCCAAAGCTGAATGGGAAGGCAAACTGATTTTCTTTGAGACTTCAGAAGAGAAGACTTCCCCTGAAATGCTGCGGAGATGGCTTCGCAATTATGGTGTGCAGGGAATATTCGAAAAGGCAGCCGGGCTGCTTTTTGCGAAGCCCTATGATGAACAATATTATGAGGAATATAAGGAGGTCATCCTTGAGGTCGTGTGTGATGAGCTAGGACTATGTGATCTTCCTATTTTCTATAATATGAGCTTTGGCCATACAGCCCCGATGTCAATCATGCCCTATGGTGCTATGGCAGAAATTGATTGTGAACAAAAAAAGTTTCGTATAGTAGAATCAGGCGTATGCTAA
- a CDS encoding DUF6612 family protein: MKRIFSALSVSILSLVLLVACSETAEPVSEQENKQANKNSDKSELTIKEVYEKMMDASEDIDSFVMDMEMEQEIIEGDNEPVPTQSTIHSKVVQEPIGLEQKVNMTIDGQTIETEQYFTEEGFYMYDPGQDMWMKYSEGHEDLMAQLQADSGLNQTQTLSELQSFIEDFTFEQNNEEFILTLDADDEKFNSLVQQELSSGAVEMNEVKDLEINGIEYEIFVDKKTYLPSQMNIIMNINMTSEGQKVTLKQEIDTTYSDYNSLDAISVPKEALENAVELEM; this comes from the coding sequence ATGAAACGAATCTTTTCCGCCTTGTCTGTTTCCATACTCTCATTGGTCCTGCTTGTCGCATGCAGCGAAACAGCGGAGCCTGTGAGCGAACAAGAAAACAAACAAGCAAACAAAAACAGTGACAAATCCGAGCTAACGATTAAAGAAGTATACGAGAAAATGATGGATGCATCAGAGGATATTGACAGCTTTGTTATGGATATGGAAATGGAGCAGGAAATCATCGAAGGGGATAATGAACCCGTTCCGACTCAATCCACCATACATTCGAAAGTTGTCCAAGAGCCAATTGGCCTTGAGCAGAAAGTAAACATGACCATTGACGGCCAAACAATTGAAACCGAGCAATACTTTACTGAAGAAGGCTTCTATATGTATGACCCAGGTCAGGATATGTGGATGAAATATAGCGAAGGACATGAGGATTTAATGGCACAGTTACAAGCAGACTCCGGGTTGAATCAAACTCAGACATTAAGTGAGCTGCAATCCTTTATCGAAGATTTTACATTTGAACAAAATAATGAAGAATTCATCCTTACATTAGATGCTGATGATGAAAAGTTCAATTCACTTGTGCAGCAAGAATTATCTTCTGGCGCGGTTGAAATGAATGAGGTAAAGGACTTAGAGATCAACGGAATTGAATATGAAATCTTTGTCGATAAGAAGACCTATCTCCCTAGCCAAATGAATATCATCATGAACATCAACATGACTTCAGAAGGCCAAAAGGTCACTCTTAAGCAGGAAATAGACACCACCTATTCCGACTATAATTCCCTTGATGCAATCTCCGTTCCAAAGGAAGCGCTCGAGAATGCAGTGGAATTAGAAATGTAA
- a CDS encoding DUF1186 domain-containing protein codes for MMTEMQKLLEEIRYKRGKYPKKALDELIDRRDEAIPELLKIVEQSAISPELFMDTPERIDHIYAVLLLSQFQAAEAFNPFLHTLQLPDDLVFVLYGDLLTNSGGRIVANLYSGLAVMEDDLVSFPELDAIFALIDDTSLDELIRGIGFQAITALVKQRKVSKDLIQYYYHDLLQGELDDESGILYTLLIDSCVELDFRELTDEIIDVLESRRADTSIQFSEDGEVYFNDGLLLDKDPYGPITNIHEELQGSSSKS; via the coding sequence ATGATGACGGAAATGCAGAAATTGCTGGAGGAAATCCGCTATAAACGCGGCAAATACCCGAAGAAAGCTCTGGATGAATTAATTGATCGACGAGATGAAGCCATTCCAGAGCTTTTAAAGATTGTTGAACAGTCCGCCATTTCACCCGAGCTATTTATGGATACACCAGAGCGCATTGATCATATTTATGCGGTATTACTGTTGAGTCAGTTCCAAGCGGCTGAGGCCTTTAATCCATTCTTACATACTTTGCAATTGCCTGATGATCTGGTTTTTGTCTTATACGGAGATTTGCTGACAAATTCCGGCGGAAGAATTGTGGCTAATCTTTACAGCGGTTTAGCCGTCATGGAAGACGATTTGGTTTCTTTCCCTGAGCTTGATGCAATTTTTGCTTTGATCGATGATACATCTTTGGATGAACTAATCCGAGGTATCGGCTTCCAGGCTATCACAGCGTTAGTGAAACAAAGGAAGGTTTCAAAAGACTTAATTCAATATTATTATCATGATTTGCTGCAAGGAGAATTAGATGATGAATCAGGTATTCTGTATACCTTGTTGATTGATTCCTGTGTGGAACTTGATTTTAGGGAATTGACGGATGAAATCATAGATGTCCTCGAATCAAGAAGGGCAGACACATCTATCCAGTTCTCCGAGGATGGAGAAGTTTATTTTAATGATGGGCTGCTTCTGGATAAGGATCCATATGGTCCTATCACTAATATACATGAGGAACTGCAGGGCTCCAGCTCTAAGTCCTGA
- a CDS encoding calcium-translocating P-type ATPase, PMCA-type, which yields MNNPHVQNLDAIEEEFQTNIESGLTDAQVQQYQEKYGLNELKGKKTKSLAMRFLEQFKDIMVIILIIAAAISFFIALKGHDTKEYIEPVVILSIVILNALLGVVQESKAEKSLEALQNLSSPHAKVIRNGKLTEVEAKMLVPGDLIEFEAGDFMPADGRLISSSSLKMEESALTGESVPVEKDEKAEIAEDAPLGDRLNMVFSGSSVSYGRGKAIVTNTGMGTQIGKIAELLDSAGQTQTPLQLKLAKLGKYLGLLALGISIVIFAIGFYEGMPIIEIFMTAVSLAVAAIPEGLPAIVTVVLALGVQRMVQRNAIIRQLPAVETLGSASVICSDKTGTLTQNKMTVMKAWVKGKPEDISDEASLGIKSLIRLGSLASNGTVEVIDGEEKHIGDPTETAILAAALKMNMTKEQLHEEAPRVGEIPFDSDRKLMTTVHMIEGKPYALTKGAFDVLLTRCKTGDFEAAKEVNNQMTAEAMRVLAVAYKELKSVPHVLNSDEIEQDLHFVGLLGMIDPPRQEAKDAVDICKKAGIRPVMITGDHIGTANAIAKDLGILNAGQKSLTGAELDKMDDQALSESIDQYSVYARVSPEDKIRIVRAWQQKGAIVSMTGDGVNDAPALKAADIGCAMGITGTDVAKGASDMILTDDNFATIVDAVKEGRGTYDNIRKAIQFLLGTNMGEIFIVFIAMIIWHQTPLLAIHLLWLNLVTDGLPALALGMEPVEEDIMERKPKPKEEGIFAGGLMIRIVLQGLMFAILSLIGFYIAGVNLHSLGAAQTMAFLVLSLSQLFHVLNVRTTKSIFRSNIRNNKYMILALLVSLLLIVVIVFVPPLAYIFEITPLPSAYYLIAVLLGIVPLIVIEIEKRIRVKRKA from the coding sequence ATGAATAATCCACATGTACAGAATCTTGATGCAATAGAAGAAGAATTTCAGACAAATATAGAATCAGGTTTAACTGATGCACAAGTACAACAATACCAAGAAAAGTATGGGCTCAATGAACTCAAAGGAAAGAAAACAAAAAGTCTTGCCATGCGTTTTTTGGAGCAATTTAAAGATATTATGGTTATCATCTTAATCATTGCCGCTGCCATTTCCTTTTTCATTGCACTGAAAGGTCATGATACGAAGGAATATATCGAGCCTGTCGTTATACTGAGTATCGTCATCTTGAACGCCTTACTCGGAGTGGTTCAAGAAAGCAAGGCCGAAAAATCGTTAGAAGCGTTACAGAACCTTTCTTCGCCTCATGCGAAAGTCATCCGGAATGGCAAACTGACCGAAGTGGAGGCAAAAATGCTCGTTCCTGGTGATTTAATTGAATTTGAGGCCGGGGATTTTATGCCGGCAGATGGCCGATTGATTTCATCTTCCTCATTGAAAATGGAGGAATCCGCCTTAACGGGGGAATCTGTTCCTGTGGAAAAGGACGAAAAAGCAGAAATTGCTGAAGATGCACCGCTTGGTGATCGTTTAAACATGGTCTTCTCCGGAAGCAGTGTTTCCTATGGGCGTGGTAAAGCAATCGTAACGAACACAGGGATGGGCACACAAATAGGCAAAATCGCCGAGTTGCTTGATTCCGCCGGGCAAACCCAGACCCCGCTCCAATTAAAGCTGGCCAAGCTGGGAAAATATCTAGGCTTGCTTGCCCTTGGGATTAGTATCGTTATTTTTGCGATTGGTTTTTACGAAGGAATGCCGATTATAGAAATATTCATGACTGCTGTATCCTTAGCCGTTGCTGCCATTCCAGAAGGACTGCCTGCCATTGTGACTGTCGTGTTGGCGCTTGGCGTCCAGCGCATGGTCCAAAGAAATGCTATCATTCGTCAGCTCCCGGCTGTTGAAACGCTCGGAAGCGCATCCGTTATCTGTTCAGATAAGACAGGGACTCTCACCCAAAATAAAATGACTGTCATGAAAGCTTGGGTAAAAGGAAAGCCAGAAGACATATCGGATGAGGCATCACTAGGAATCAAATCATTAATCCGTTTGGGCTCACTTGCCTCAAACGGAACGGTTGAAGTGATTGATGGCGAGGAAAAGCATATCGGAGACCCAACTGAGACAGCAATCCTGGCTGCGGCACTAAAAATGAACATGACAAAGGAACAGCTCCATGAGGAGGCCCCCCGAGTCGGCGAGATTCCATTCGATTCAGACCGGAAGCTGATGACGACAGTTCATATGATTGAAGGGAAGCCATATGCCCTCACAAAAGGTGCCTTTGATGTACTCTTAACACGATGCAAAACCGGCGATTTTGAAGCAGCCAAAGAAGTCAATAATCAAATGACAGCAGAAGCCATGCGAGTGCTTGCCGTAGCATACAAGGAACTAAAAAGCGTACCCCATGTCTTGAACAGTGATGAGATTGAACAGGACCTTCACTTCGTTGGTCTGTTAGGGATGATTGACCCGCCGCGGCAAGAAGCAAAGGATGCCGTAGATATATGTAAAAAAGCCGGTATCAGGCCCGTCATGATTACGGGTGACCATATCGGAACAGCCAATGCGATTGCGAAAGACCTTGGCATCTTAAATGCCGGACAAAAATCCCTAACCGGTGCTGAGCTAGATAAAATGGATGATCAGGCTTTAAGTGAATCCATTGATCAATACTCTGTCTATGCTCGTGTTTCCCCGGAAGATAAAATCAGAATCGTACGCGCCTGGCAGCAAAAAGGCGCTATCGTCTCCATGACTGGCGACGGTGTCAATGATGCTCCAGCACTGAAAGCAGCAGACATTGGCTGCGCAATGGGCATCACCGGAACTGATGTAGCCAAAGGGGCTTCAGACATGATTTTGACGGATGATAATTTCGCGACCATTGTCGATGCGGTGAAAGAGGGTCGGGGCACGTACGATAATATCCGAAAAGCAATCCAGTTCCTGCTCGGAACAAATATGGGCGAGATATTCATCGTCTTCATCGCCATGATCATATGGCACCAAACACCGCTGCTAGCGATTCATCTGCTCTGGCTGAATTTAGTAACCGATGGTCTTCCCGCTCTTGCTCTTGGGATGGAACCCGTTGAAGAAGATATTATGGAGAGGAAGCCAAAACCTAAAGAGGAAGGAATATTTGCTGGCGGTCTCATGATTCGGATTGTTTTGCAAGGGCTTATGTTTGCCATCCTTTCCTTGATTGGTTTTTATATAGCCGGCGTCAATCTGCACTCATTAGGTGCGGCCCAAACGATGGCATTTCTTGTACTGTCGCTTTCCCAGCTGTTCCATGTATTGAATGTCCGCACAACAAAATCTATTTTCAGGTCCAATATCAGGAATAATAAGTACATGATTCTTGCTTTGCTTGTATCCCTGCTATTGATTGTTGTGATTGTATTCGTTCCGCCGCTAGCGTATATATTCGAGATTACACCGCTGCCTTCAGCTTATTATCTCATTGCGGTATTACTAGGCATCGTTCCTTTGATTGTGATTGAGATTGAGAAACGAATTAGAGTGAAAAGAAAAGCTTAA
- a CDS encoding TetR/AcrR family transcriptional regulator, which produces MNERKRQVINHAKRLFLEKGYRNTSIQDILEDSNISRGTFYNYFPSKGELFKAVYDSFLKENHARRDELLLGKDLGDEEVFMLQLKVHMSTSFHNRFFILIDDVMSSNEQDVKEFILQTRWLYINWLHNRLTDVFGEAKKPYLLDCAIILGSLLQHYVYFYVKAKGDEEIEEAIRYCFGCVKTILEDVSKRDIQLLSPSVLENFIPNGAKGNRDLRYELLQKTNILKRCMMQDLKEQQRIGYMQMVDFIQDEIMHHQHPRPILVKTVLASMSQEQYFLEMDMFEGYKDLVNIWLENEI; this is translated from the coding sequence TTGAATGAACGAAAAAGACAGGTAATCAATCATGCGAAACGTTTGTTTTTAGAGAAAGGTTATCGAAATACATCCATCCAAGATATTTTGGAGGACAGCAATATCTCAAGAGGAACCTTCTATAATTACTTCCCGAGCAAAGGGGAGCTCTTTAAGGCTGTCTATGATTCCTTTCTCAAGGAGAATCATGCGCGCCGGGATGAATTACTGCTCGGCAAGGACCTTGGAGATGAAGAAGTGTTCATGCTGCAGCTGAAAGTACATATGAGTACTTCTTTCCATAATCGTTTCTTTATCTTGATTGATGATGTGATGAGCTCGAATGAACAGGATGTTAAGGAATTCATATTACAGACGAGATGGCTGTATATCAATTGGCTCCATAACCGGCTAACAGATGTATTCGGTGAGGCTAAAAAGCCCTATCTCCTTGATTGCGCCATCATTCTTGGGTCCTTGCTGCAGCATTATGTATATTTCTATGTCAAGGCTAAGGGTGATGAGGAAATCGAAGAAGCCATTCGTTATTGTTTCGGCTGCGTGAAAACAATCCTGGAGGATGTTAGCAAAAGGGATATCCAGTTGCTTTCCCCAAGTGTATTAGAGAATTTTATCCCTAATGGGGCAAAAGGAAACAGAGATCTGCGATATGAGCTCCTCCAAAAAACGAATATCCTAAAGCGATGTATGATGCAGGATTTAAAGGAGCAGCAGCGGATAGGCTATATGCAGATGGTCGATTTCATCCAGGACGAGATTATGCACCATCAGCATCCTCGCCCGATACTCGTCAAAACGGTTCTCGCCTCTATGAGCCAGGAGCAATATTTTTTGGAAATGGATATGTTTGAAGGCTATAAGGATTTGGTCAATATTTGGCTAGAAAATGAAATATAA